A DNA window from Spirochaeta cellobiosiphila DSM 17781 contains the following coding sequences:
- a CDS encoding D-alanyl-D-alanine carboxypeptidase family protein: MIKKLPFIVLSILISHNIFGFDTIASSAILIEETTGQIIYEKSSDMPIPPASITKLMTLDLVYKKIKSGQIKLDDYVPIPYEGTLAALPPFSSHMGLYADMRVTLDELIRGTAVMSGNDAANTLAITIAGDIDSFVDRMNQEALDLGLSETHFDDPSGLSEKNITTARDLAKFARIYIRNYPDSLKLYHSQHTMTFPKEDNWIFDNHPNVRVRTKQNTNLLIGAYPGADGLKTGYIDESGFNIAVTAKQGDYRLIGILLGINTDDYMNGIALRAQEAARLLDYGFKDNQFITPPIPDMSQVQVWLGDKNWISPSVNGSVKIVVPNDQKDQLRSEYYLKEELMAPFPAGTELGSLTYYIGDKELAHFTLESPTSVNKGPWYKVAWHKILLFFRDLMKPKSI, encoded by the coding sequence ATGATTAAAAAATTACCTTTTATTGTATTATCAATATTGATATCACATAATATATTTGGGTTTGATACGATAGCCTCTTCTGCTATCCTGATTGAGGAGACTACAGGCCAGATTATCTATGAAAAGTCCTCTGATATGCCTATTCCTCCTGCTTCCATAACTAAGCTTATGACCCTTGATCTGGTTTACAAAAAGATTAAATCTGGACAAATTAAATTAGATGATTATGTCCCTATTCCTTATGAAGGGACTTTAGCCGCTTTACCACCTTTTTCAAGTCATATGGGGTTGTATGCAGATATGAGGGTTACCTTAGATGAGTTGATAAGAGGTACGGCTGTCATGAGTGGAAATGATGCTGCTAATACATTGGCAATCACCATAGCCGGCGATATTGATTCCTTTGTTGATCGGATGAATCAGGAAGCTTTGGACTTAGGTTTATCAGAGACCCATTTTGATGATCCTTCAGGACTGTCTGAGAAAAACATTACTACTGCCAGAGATTTGGCTAAGTTTGCCAGGATCTATATTCGCAATTATCCTGATAGTCTTAAATTATATCATTCTCAGCATACTATGACCTTTCCCAAAGAGGATAATTGGATTTTTGACAATCATCCCAATGTCCGTGTGAGAACAAAACAAAATACCAATCTGCTTATTGGAGCCTATCCCGGAGCTGATGGATTAAAGACAGGATATATTGATGAGTCGGGATTTAATATTGCTGTAACCGCTAAACAAGGTGATTATCGACTAATAGGAATCTTGTTAGGAATCAATACGGATGATTACATGAATGGTATTGCTTTAAGAGCTCAGGAAGCAGCCCGGCTTTTAGATTATGGCTTCAAGGATAATCAATTCATCACACCACCCATTCCTGATATGTCTCAGGTACAGGTTTGGTTGGGCGATAAGAATTGGATCTCTCCTTCTGTGAATGGCTCTGTTAAAATCGTTGTTCCTAATGATCAAAAAGATCAATTAAGGAGCGAATATTATCTAAAAGAAGAGCTTATGGCTCCCTTCCCAGCAGGAACTGAGTTAGGCTCTTTGACTTATTATATTGGGGATAAGGAATTGGCTCACTTTACACTTGAGAGTCCTACCTCTGTTAATAAAGGACCCTGGTATAAAGTTGCATGGCATAAGATCCTTCTCTTTTTCCGGGACTTGATGAAGCCTAAATCAATATGA
- a CDS encoding M28 family peptidase translates to MVEELLSLEEFKDFCHLDCNRSSYLHRLLSKKDIPFKGITNKDAYNFLILPGAGNPKDFDRLYVAHYDRIKGTYGANDNSAAVFQLIKHALLIQRQNQKKNTAILLTDLEEFHFHNRHNKQGSYYFAKEFEQAPFMNHIFVFDMCGIGDHIIWSKTFHKAFNNDALERTRQRIRKQVITSSYPISMNRLPFSDDLGFFQAGHFAQLISLLPQEELDQLSQWQQAELPKSKPDNYLQFKKHDHSLWRKTLPDAWKVNHTIEDTFESLTQESFDLMGEFLSYLSDLEFA, encoded by the coding sequence ATGGTTGAAGAGCTTTTATCCCTAGAGGAATTTAAAGATTTTTGTCACTTGGATTGTAATAGAAGTAGCTATCTCCATCGATTACTAAGTAAAAAAGATATTCCCTTCAAGGGAATAACCAACAAAGACGCTTATAACTTTCTCATCCTTCCAGGAGCTGGAAACCCCAAAGACTTTGATAGACTCTATGTGGCTCATTATGACAGAATCAAAGGGACCTATGGAGCCAATGATAATTCAGCAGCGGTCTTCCAATTAATAAAACATGCCCTTCTCATTCAAAGACAGAATCAAAAAAAGAACACAGCTATCCTACTGACAGATCTAGAAGAGTTTCATTTTCATAATAGACATAACAAACAAGGTAGCTATTATTTTGCCAAGGAGTTTGAACAAGCCCCTTTTATGAACCATATATTCGTTTTTGATATGTGCGGCATTGGGGATCATATTATCTGGTCCAAAACCTTTCATAAAGCCTTTAATAATGATGCCCTTGAAAGGACCAGACAAAGGATCAGAAAGCAAGTCATAACCTCTAGTTATCCCATTAGTATGAACCGCCTTCCCTTTAGTGATGATCTTGGCTTCTTCCAGGCCGGGCACTTTGCCCAACTTATAAGCCTTCTTCCTCAGGAAGAGTTGGATCAACTAAGCCAATGGCAGCAAGCAGAACTTCCTAAATCTAAACCTGACAATTATTTACAATTCAAAAAGCACGATCACAGCCTATGGAGGAAGACCCTTCCTGATGCCTGGAAGGTGAATCATACCATTGAGGATACCTTTGAAAGTTTGACTCAGGAATCCTTTGATCTTATGGGAGAATTTCTTTCTTACCTAAGTGACCTCGAATTCGCTTGA
- a CDS encoding ATP-dependent helicase: MIYNLKNELNDKQYEAATTIDGPLLLIAGAGSGKTRVITFRIANMLAHGIHQSSILALTFTNKAAKEMSERVKDLTGRKLSNLTVSTFHSFGVQVLRESITKLGYRPNFTIYDAVDKISLLKEAARELNLVYEPQELQNIGQIFSGLKTWRTSWSEVDGSLKPLYEEYEDHLKTYNAVDFDDLIVKPVQLFENFPEVLESYQKRFTYVMVDEFQDTSIAQYKMMKYIALGSRNICVVGDDDQSIYSWRGANYENILQFEREFHELKEIRLEQNYRSTGMILNAANAVIANNTNRKDKVLWTGMEGGASISLNHPESELKEGEFIAETIKTLAFREGIRYGDVGILVRTNSLTKSIEVALLTENIPYRVSGGTSFFQRKEIKDIISYLRIIYNPDDDVNLLRVINTPRRGIGKRSLQTINAIANTKSSSLYSSIYDLTFASDTPIGSTMQGSLSEFIELIEEYKDRFNSKDKLADTLRDMVESIDYWGHLIQENPKSDKAARWKYQNLESFISILEDWENNPDVQDKSLGAFLNRITLITRDDVSDDSEDHSKVNLMTVHASKGLEFKVVFLAGVEEGIIPHQRSLEEGDGNVEEERRLFYVAITRAREQLFMTACRTRRSMNETIEPAASPFLDEIPTELIQYHEFEDYVDVSEAKDLFKDLKKRFS, translated from the coding sequence ATGATCTATAACCTAAAGAATGAATTAAATGACAAACAGTATGAGGCCGCTACGACCATTGATGGACCTCTTTTACTAATAGCTGGTGCCGGTTCCGGTAAAACAAGGGTAATCACCTTTCGTATTGCCAATATGCTGGCCCATGGTATACACCAATCTTCCATCCTGGCCCTCACCTTTACTAATAAGGCGGCAAAGGAAATGTCAGAACGGGTAAAGGATTTGACCGGAAGAAAACTGTCGAATTTGACCGTTAGTACCTTTCATTCCTTTGGTGTTCAAGTATTAAGAGAATCTATAACAAAACTAGGGTATCGACCTAACTTCACCATATATGATGCAGTAGACAAGATAAGTCTTCTTAAAGAAGCAGCTCGCGAACTGAACCTGGTGTATGAACCACAGGAATTACAAAACATAGGACAAATATTCTCAGGCCTGAAAACATGGAGGACCTCCTGGTCTGAAGTAGATGGGTCTCTAAAACCTCTCTATGAAGAATATGAAGATCATCTTAAAACCTATAATGCTGTCGACTTTGATGACTTGATTGTCAAGCCTGTACAGCTCTTCGAAAACTTTCCAGAAGTATTGGAAAGCTACCAAAAACGATTTACCTATGTCATGGTAGATGAATTTCAGGACACATCCATAGCTCAATACAAAATGATGAAATACATTGCCCTCGGTTCACGCAATATCTGTGTTGTAGGGGATGACGATCAGTCTATCTATAGCTGGAGAGGGGCTAACTATGAAAACATTCTCCAATTCGAAAGGGAATTTCACGAACTAAAGGAAATCAGACTAGAACAAAACTATCGATCAACAGGGATGATTCTTAATGCGGCCAATGCGGTTATAGCCAATAATACCAACCGTAAAGACAAGGTCCTCTGGACAGGAATGGAAGGAGGAGCTTCGATCAGCTTGAACCATCCAGAATCAGAACTTAAAGAAGGTGAGTTCATTGCCGAAACCATTAAGACCCTGGCTTTCCGGGAAGGAATACGTTATGGAGATGTGGGTATCTTGGTTAGAACCAATAGTCTAACCAAATCTATTGAAGTCGCTCTCCTGACAGAAAACATCCCCTATCGAGTATCTGGAGGTACGAGTTTCTTCCAGCGTAAAGAGATCAAAGATATTATTAGTTACTTAAGAATCATCTATAACCCAGATGATGATGTAAACCTGTTGAGGGTCATTAATACTCCCCGTAGAGGGATAGGGAAACGTTCCTTACAGACTATCAATGCCATCGCCAATACGAAAAGCTCAAGCTTATACAGCTCTATATATGACCTTACTTTTGCTAGTGACACTCCCATTGGATCCACTATGCAAGGCTCCTTAAGTGAGTTCATCGAACTCATTGAAGAATACAAAGATAGATTCAATTCCAAAGATAAATTAGCTGATACTCTCAGGGACATGGTAGAATCTATTGATTATTGGGGGCATCTAATACAGGAAAATCCTAAAAGCGATAAAGCAGCCCGGTGGAAATACCAGAACCTGGAAAGCTTCATCAGTATTCTGGAAGATTGGGAGAATAACCCGGATGTACAGGATAAGTCTCTCGGAGCCTTCTTAAACAGAATTACTCTAATCACCAGAGACGATGTTAGTGATGATTCAGAAGACCATAGCAAGGTTAATCTTATGACAGTGCACGCCTCAAAAGGACTCGAGTTCAAGGTCGTCTTCCTGGCTGGTGTGGAGGAAGGCATTATTCCCCACCAACGTTCCCTGGAAGAAGGTGATGGGAATGTTGAAGAAGAAAGGCGCCTTTTCTATGTGGCTATCACAAGAGCAAGGGAACAACTTTTCATGACCGCTTGCCGGACGAGACGATCCATGAATGAAACGATTGAACCAGCCGCTAGTCCTTTTCTTGATGAAATCCCAACAGAACTTATCCAGTATCATGAGTTTGAGGACTATGTCGATGTTTCCGAAGCGAAAGATCTTTTTAAGGATTTAAAGAAGCGCTTCTCCTAA
- a CDS encoding TatD family hydrolase: protein MNNTYKLIDTHFHMMEMLRKEISPHDIFTQSQDIAFLMDIAVDGDNFDQRTNITHSSLYYSAGIHPENTNIDIDKHKNLVLEQVEHPRVIAIGETGIDLHYTKDTLPIQLDLLHFQAELAIKKDLPLVIHSRDADKEILQALKPYKGKVQGIFHCFSSGPEFVENSLDLGFYYSFAGNVTFKSARNIQEAARVVPKERIFVETDAPYLTPVPHRGKGNSPLYVHHTLEYVATQREMLPKSLEDQILINIRSLWGNKINLPL from the coding sequence ATGAATAATACATACAAATTAATAGATACACACTTTCATATGATGGAGATGTTACGCAAAGAAATTTCACCCCATGACATATTTACCCAATCACAGGATATTGCCTTTCTTATGGATATAGCAGTGGATGGTGATAATTTTGACCAGCGTACAAACATCACCCATTCATCCTTATACTACAGTGCTGGAATTCATCCTGAGAATACGAATATTGATATAGATAAACATAAAAATCTTGTACTGGAACAGGTAGAACATCCCCGGGTAATAGCCATAGGAGAGACAGGGATTGATCTTCATTACACAAAAGACACTCTGCCTATTCAACTTGACCTCCTACACTTCCAGGCGGAACTGGCCATAAAAAAGGACCTACCCTTAGTCATCCATAGTAGGGATGCAGATAAGGAGATCCTCCAGGCTCTCAAGCCCTATAAAGGCAAAGTACAAGGGATCTTTCACTGTTTTTCCTCGGGACCGGAATTTGTAGAGAACTCCCTTGATCTGGGATTCTACTATTCCTTTGCCGGGAATGTGACCTTCAAATCTGCCAGGAACATACAGGAGGCGGCCAGAGTCGTACCTAAAGAAAGGATATTTGTAGAAACAGATGCCCCTTATCTGACACCCGTTCCTCATAGAGGCAAAGGGAATTCCCCCCTTTATGTACATCACACACTAGAGTATGTGGCCACTCAAAGGGAAATGCTGCCCAAAAGTCTGGAAGATCAAATTCTTATTAATATAAGATCCCTATGGGGCAATAAGATCAATCTTCCATTATAA
- a CDS encoding OmpA family protein, producing MSKGPLILISLIFVLCIPSWGQELTQIVYPDQFKILHRYDFRIKENNRYQGLAYREVRGILNQQEPGSYAGQYFVLQETKKDNRYTINGVNQVLDINLNISPKGDWISQGHQAYPVFRNFPSAPPEGIKVGQRWTSYGQKVIDPLNDGNYTTVPILCEYEYRGLDDYLGEQVHVITGQYALRYQNGDDPQGDRNLLKTSGKHVIAFYVSLEGKPIFMRDTLTDEFYYNDGRQIEHKGFHLTWYKDIIPLQRSSLIAELERSLSDEIQDQIDQLEPGNGAGGSGAKDGSGTGGTDQAGDFSVSENEEGVMLTMNTLNFYPDQATLLPGEDKKLSQITKVLQAVPDRTFHVLGHTADVGSAESQQSLSMERAKTVAKYLMNNGIDPRRILFEGRGGREPVADNNTDEGRAQNRRVEIVIMED from the coding sequence CATGGGGGCAGGAATTAACTCAGATTGTATACCCGGATCAATTTAAAATTCTCCATCGTTATGATTTTAGGATTAAAGAAAATAATAGGTACCAGGGATTAGCCTATCGTGAGGTTCGGGGAATTCTCAATCAACAGGAACCAGGTTCTTATGCCGGTCAGTATTTTGTCCTTCAGGAAACGAAAAAAGATAATCGCTATACGATTAACGGAGTTAACCAGGTTCTTGATATTAATCTGAATATTAGTCCTAAAGGGGATTGGATTAGTCAGGGGCATCAGGCGTATCCTGTCTTCAGAAATTTCCCCAGTGCTCCTCCTGAAGGTATCAAAGTAGGCCAGCGGTGGACCAGTTATGGACAAAAAGTTATAGACCCTCTCAATGACGGAAATTATACCACCGTTCCTATCCTTTGTGAGTATGAGTATAGAGGTCTTGATGATTATCTGGGAGAACAGGTTCATGTGATCACTGGACAATATGCCCTCAGGTATCAAAATGGTGATGATCCCCAGGGGGATCGTAATTTATTAAAGACTAGCGGCAAGCATGTCATTGCTTTTTATGTATCCCTGGAAGGGAAGCCTATATTTATGAGAGACACTCTGACAGATGAGTTTTATTATAATGATGGACGCCAGATCGAGCATAAAGGCTTTCATTTGACCTGGTATAAAGATATCATTCCCCTTCAGAGAAGCTCCCTTATTGCAGAGTTAGAACGTAGCTTATCCGATGAGATACAGGATCAAATAGATCAATTAGAACCGGGGAACGGGGCTGGCGGATCAGGAGCTAAAGATGGTTCTGGAACAGGTGGGACAGACCAAGCAGGTGACTTTAGTGTGAGTGAGAATGAAGAAGGGGTTATGTTAACTATGAACACTCTCAATTTTTATCCAGATCAAGCCACATTGCTCCCGGGAGAAGATAAAAAGTTGTCCCAGATAACCAAAGTCCTCCAGGCTGTTCCCGATCGTACTTTTCATGTTCTAGGGCATACAGCAGATGTAGGCTCTGCTGAAAGTCAGCAAAGCTTGTCTATGGAAAGGGCTAAGACGGTAGCTAAGTATCTAATGAACAATGGTATCGATCCCCGACGCATTCTGTTTGAAGGACGGGGGGGACGAGAACCTGTCGCTGATAATAATACCGACGAAGGGCGAGCTCAAAACAGGAGGGTTGAGATCGTTATAATGGAAGATTGA